Proteins from one Telopea speciosissima isolate NSW1024214 ecotype Mountain lineage chromosome 1, Tspe_v1, whole genome shotgun sequence genomic window:
- the LOC122649014 gene encoding metallothionein-like protein type 2, producing the protein MSCCGGNCGCGSGCKCGSGCGGCKMYPDLSISGERTSTETIIVGVAPEKAYFETSEMGVGAENGGCKCGANCTCDPCTCK; encoded by the exons ATGTCTTGCTGCGGAGGAAACTGTGGATGCGGTTCTGGCTGCAAGTGCGGCAGTGGCTGCGGAGG GTGCAAGATGTACCCAGATTTGTCTATCTCTGGAGAGAGGACAAGCACAGAGACCATCATTGTTGGGGTCGCTCCTGAGAAAGC GTATTTCGAGACTTCCGAGATGGGCGTAGGGGCCGAGAACGGTGGCTGCAAGTGCGGAGCCAACTGCACCTGCGATCCTTGCACCTGCAAGTGA